ctcagaattctagaattctgactttgatctcagaattctacaATTCTTACTTTAATCTTATCTTACTGACTTCATTCTCAGAATACTAATTATAATGTCAGAATTGTAACTtcaatctcagaattctgacttttttctcataCTCATGACTTCATTCTCAGAatgctgactttaaagtcagaactcacagaaatgtcacatgtggCCCTAATCATCTTCCATACATGTTAATCTCAAAATTCTAGGATGctgtctttaatctcagaattctttAATTATGACTTTAATCACAGAATTATGAATTTAAATTCAgacctaaaaaaaatgtcacatgtggcCCTAATCATCTTCCATACAGGataatctcagaattctaaAATTCTGACGTTGATCTCAGAATCCTAGAATTGTTTCTTTGATCTCAGAGTTCTAGAATGCTGatttttaatctcagaattttttttttggccttttctggctttattgatagtacagctgaagagtgtgacaggaaacaaggtaagagagggggagtgacacgcagcaaagggactcgggccgggagtcgaaccgGGTCAGCCTGAAAATCACAGATCTTATCTGTTTTggggaaagaagtcaggagtatgaattccaaagatgtgtgagcctcctttcattttgaacagagggggaacagtatctgacagtcatattccaagctgtcaggatgcGTTCCCCCTGTTTAAAATGGTCCAACTGATTGACATCATCATGAAAATCACAGATCTTATCTGTTGTggggaaagaagtcaggagtatgattttcaaatatatgtatatatatatatatatatatatatatatatatatatatatatatatatatatatatagagagagagagagagagagagagagagagagagagagagagagagaaacagaaacacagagagagagagagagagagagagagagagagacaaagaaacagagagagagagagagagagagagagagagagagagaaacagagagagagagagagagagggagagagagagaaacagaaacagagagagagagagagagagagaaacagagggggaacagtgATAAGCCAAAAAAATCTTGATCCATGTTAAATAACTGCTTTTTCTTCTTACCAAGGTGGATGAGGTCTGTGGACTCAACATGATGATGCATACGAGTGTCACAATGGCTGGGCATGCCTCCAATATGCATATGTGCAACCAACTTGGGTGCCCGCTAAAGGGAAATCCTGTTgagcctttaaaaaacattcttcCCACATCCGGTGACTGGTGACAGGGTGTAATAACCAGCACTACAGGTCAGATCAACTGGACAAACACTGTTCATCTGAATACTGTCCAAACTAAAGATGGATTGCATGCTGCCAACAAGGTATCACCTGTGAATTTTGACTCACAGATGATGATGGTGCCCCTGGCTGCACAGACACTGAGTCGCTCTGTGACAGTAGCTCTGTGCACACTGAGGGACCTTGGCTATTCAACACTGGGATGCAACAGCTGACTTCATTGAGGTAATACTGACATGACAACAGAGAAGGCAAACATGCACCTTTTAACAGAAGTAGGTCAATCTTAAATTCCCTCTAGAACAGCCCGTGTTATGATTTTAACAATAACCTTATTAACAATACGATCAAAGGGCCACCAGTTGAACTGGTCTGCTATTGAGTGTTTTATCTACATTAATTTTCTGCAATTATGTTCAGATCTAAAATATGGGGGCGCAgtttagctcagctggtagagcaggcgtcccatgtacagaggctttgtccttgctgcagcggACCATTTGCTGTGTCTCTCACCCTGTCTCCTGTCATcttcttcagctgtactatcaataaaggccaaaaaaaaatacacacacacaaaaaaagatctAAAATATGTCCAAAAGCAATGTTgcactaaataaataaaagatctCCATCATATCTAAGAGAATTCAGCAGAATTTTTTACATTACAAGAATGCACTTGTGAATACACTGTTAATGTATTGTCAGTAAAATCAATCACTCCTTACTTTCTTGAATTACCTACACAAATCATATATTTAAATACACACAGCCTATCAACAGATAAATGGAATACTAAGAATTACCCTCACACAAGTCACACTTTGTTGCAGCACATGATCATGGATTTagccattttttgttgttgacatCTCTCAACtatttgttttccattaatACATGAAGGTTAATCATGACAAAAAGAGAATGTAtcaactgtttatttatttttttcaacaataaagcaaatacacacatgcaagtGTAATCATATGCCATATATCCTTCCTCTTTACAATCTCCACTCTAATTTACTGTCAGCCACAAATAATTCCTTTCAGTCATTTAGCGTGTTTCTAACTGAGTAAATATTAATCAAAACCAGATAATGGTGAAAAGTGACTGCTAAagacatcacagacagacaggctaTGTCACTGTCTTCACAAATCTACAGCACCCCAACAGAAAATTCACCAAAGTACTGGTAATATATCTCTGGGTGGGCTTGGTAAAACTGTCCCAGTAGACGCTTCCTCTCCTTGGCAGAAATCTTGGTGTCCAGGTGGATGCTGTTCAGAAGAGCCCACAGCTCCTGGTGGGTGGTATTCTTTGTCGAGTCTGTATAGGTCCTGCTGGAGGCCGACTGACAGAATGTGGAGCCTGAAGAAccggagacaaaaaaaaaacatggtgtttACACGGAGGTAACtctgaaaaaaagtattttcaagGTGCGTCACAGTGTTTGCCACTCTGGAGCAGCGAACATGCcgtaaaaacaacactgacatatttcTTTATACTCTAAAACAGGATAACATCTGTATGGGGCACTGAAAAGGCTTTTAAGGATCCACCTGCTGTAGAAAAgcattcaacaaaataaagtcGTGCACAGAAAATCACTGGAAATAATATGCACCCTTTCGCCTCAGTGATTACAGTCTATTGGAAACAGTGCAGTCAGTGTAAACAGTAAGGAATcatgacagatgtgtttttctgtaataaGACACAAGGTGGTATTGCACTgagctgaaaaatgtcagtaCCCTTATCAGCTGCAGTGCCATTTACGTTTTATCAGATATCATCAGGAATTTAAATTATACACATGTCCAAATGTTATAAGCACCCCTAAGACCACTATGATCTGTTAAATTCCTGATGGTTGGTTGAGTGGACCCAAAACGCCTCAGgcacaaatgtgaaaattataTGCATCTCTTAGACGTTCCAGGTAATAAAATGTGTCAAGTTGATGTGCATTAAAGCTTATTGTGAAATggtgaaagttttttttccccccattctTCTTTTAAAGGGATACCGTATCTGTCTTTGAGTGCAACTGATGAGAAGAAAGATTTCTACCCATCTATTCTGACACTGAAAGTCACAATGATGTTTTGATCCATCTATTATCAAGGTGTATTGTGTTAGACATGTGGGATTATCACTTATAAACAGTCATTTACCAGTCACGTCGGGCTGCTTCCCCTGTACGAGGCTGACCAGCTTGTCACTCACTCCTTTGTGTAGAGCCCCTGGTATCTGGAGCAAAGAGaataacagagaaaataaatacaggtCGTCATGAAAACAGCTTGTCCATTAAATTACACAGGAAAAATTGGCAGCCTATTTGAAATTTCAATTCAACTTCCCTTTGCCCCCGTTCAACGACAGCCTTACACAAATGTCTGAGACTAAACTATATTTTGCAACTCAATTTGAGCAATTTGCTTACCCAACAGTGAGTTACAGCACCGCTTAATGGCAAAGTTCAGACAAGACGCGTCACACATTTCAGCCTCAAACCATCACACCATATTCTGGGTTGACATTTTGGTTACAGTGAGTCAGGGCCAGAAATGGATTGCAGATGTTAACACATGTGGATGCTGGTCCCCATACACTTGAAGGGGAACTTCACTTGATTTTACACATAATCTGGATTTGTGATGTGTTAAGGAGCCTTGTCAACTCTGAGAATCCTGGACATTGTCTTGTCTTAAAGATCTTCGGTGCTTCAGCTCATGGCCACATATTCACAGGAAGCTGTGCGCACATGTGGAGCGTGCTTCATAAAAAATGCTGTTCAGTTGCATTATGGGACATGTAGGGCCCAATGTTACTAGGCGCTATGAGCTGGAACAACACAATCTCTACTACTTAaatatgggattttttttttttttttccttttaggCATACTACAGCTGTGGCTTTGGAGAAGGCGATGCTTGGCTGTCAGTCGGTCCAGACAAAAAACTCATAATTAACAGATGCTTTATCATCagattttgtacagacattcgTGATCATAGAGGATGAATCATTATGATGTTGTTGACTCTCTTCACTTTCCTTGAAAGCCAGCTTGTGGTTTTGAGGTAAATGTCTTTACAACCTTGGATGAATAATACTTTGGTTCATGAGCAAATTACACCCTGATCCCAGCCAGACGGTGAATGAGGTACTATTATATCATATATTTGAGAGATATAAGAAAATACTAGCTAAATTAATTACGTTCCCACCAGAATCAGCTTTGTGTTAAGTGATAGCAAGGCAATGTTAGTCTGAGATAGGGAACATTATATCTACTAAATATCAGCATGAGGAGCATGTTGGCATTTAGGTCAAAGATCTAATGTAACcaagtacagcctcacagagacaCTAGCATGACTGTAAGTAGTGCACTACAAAGTCAATGGGGGGACATTTCCGACACAGCCTTGGGTTCTTCATGTGCGTCTTATGAGTCTCCTAACTTTATGTAAGTGCAATACAAAATCTTCACCTTCGAGGAACCCATAGATTATTTGATGAGTCGAGGTAAAGACCCAAACGACGAGTACTGTGAATTCCTCTGTTCCTCTGAATTTCCTTACCTTAAATATTTCTTTTACATTGCTGAGCATGAACACCACCATCAGATCCTCTTTTTCCTTTGGAAACGACTTGCTGTGGAGGACTGCCCTCATGAAAGACCTCTTCACCGTCAGTCTGTTCTCTATCTGCAGGTCCAACAGCACATCTTTCATGTCAGCTTGCCACAGTGATGACTTTCAATGCTGAGACATTCTTTAACTGGACAAAAATGCATTAACAAACTGAGCAAAATGCGTTAGTCAAACGAGTCAGTCACCAGCCCTCACCTCCTTGTCCAGTTTTATCTCTTGTGGGTCAGCAGCCAGAGCCATGAATGTAAGCAGCCTGCGCAGCTCGTCTCTGCAGGCGGGAGGCAGCAGCCtcagacacagctgcagagcCTCCAGAGCTGTGCCCAACTTCGCTTTCACTGGCAAGACAAGAGACACAAATGTAAGTCGCACTGAGGTTATTGACACCTTAGCAGAGCCGGGCAACTACGGCACAGAAACGGGCTTGGTTACAGTTCCTGGCTGACTTATTCTGGGACAACGTGAAcctaaataaatgacaaaatcagTTTCTGGGTCCCAACCCTAGCTCTTACCCAGCAGGTCAGTGATGGCTATGTATATGTCCATCATGTATTGGGGCAGCAGTGGAGGCCTGTCTGTGTGGCTGTAGTGTTTCACCAGGGTCCTGTACAGCAGCAGCTTACACTCGTCCAGGCCACTCTGTGAGAGACGAGGCCGCTCATCGCTGCTGTTGGCCGGGATGGACACAGACTCCAGAGACTGCACTGAAGCCGGAAATTGAACCGTACATCGTTATAACATTAACAAAGGCAGTTGCATGCTTTATAAGGAACTTGTCAGAGGAAAGGCAGCATTCTGTATTTCAGAAGTGAGAACATGAAAACTGTTCTGGTACTCATCCAAGCACTTGCCTCCAtcctgtgtgctgctgtcagctggtaCTTGCTCGCAGCTCTCCTGATCTTGTAGGAAACAGTGAGgcagctctctgctcagctccacCACTGGCTGATCAGGGAGGAAGTCCATACAGTCCAGAGCTGCGAGGAGCCACTCATTGTCACTGAGGGTTAAGGAGCAATACTGGGAAGTAAGCAGGGATATTCCTTGATATTCTCATTTACTCTTATAAGAATTAAAGAATAGTTAACAATGCGGGTACACTTTTGTATCCACTACTTTGAGACCAAAACACATTTAGCTCCCAAAGAAAAGGGTTTCAGGTGTATGTGAAGATCTACAATTCCCTAGTACTGCACTTTAGATCACTAAAAAACATTTAGCATTAAGCTAGAATTGAACAGCAGAGCCAAACCCACTGAGAGTCCCTGAAGGCCTTGAGGATCTGTCTGTCCAGGTGGTTGCTGCTGTAGATCAGGTCTGGGTTCTTGTGAGCCGGCAGGTTTGATCGAGGGGGAGAGGACGGGGCCTGGCTGCACTGAAGCACTCCTTCCAGCAGGGGGAGCTCCACCAGGTTCAAGAGCCTGAGCAGGGTCTGCTCCCACCACACCTCATCTACCACTAGGACAGAGGCGCAACCGATATtaggagaaaaagagaattcatttacatttgtaagATTGAAGCATAGGCATAACATAGCGCCTTACGTGACTGTGGTAAAGCAGTGTCCGTCTGCACTCTGCTGGGACTCACACTGTCCACCCGAGGCTCCAGCGACAGGCTGGCGGTGGCAGGAGGGTCCAGCTGGTTGGCTTTTACGGACGTTTGAGAACATTTGACAGGGGTGGACACCCCAACGTGGGGTCCAGTGGGACgggtctcctcctccttcctggaatacaaaacaaagaatgcTAAGAGCTCATGTTGGCGACATACTGAATAGTACGTTTTAGGGTTCTAGCACAGGTTAGGCAATATGAAGATGGTAAAAGATTTGATTCGGTAGAGATTCTGCAGAATTCTTTACACagtgaatgttttttaatatctttgaaGGAGAACTCCACACAAAGACTGTTTGAATAGTTGTATCAAAGCCTGTATCCAAAGGGAGCGGCGGTGGCAAGTCTAATTAATTCCCTCAAGGGCTGTAATTTAagttaaagacagaaaatgagagagcTTGGGCTGTGAAATTATAAAGATGTGAGCCATTGGAACTCTGCAGCCCTCTCCTCATCTCAGTTTGAAGCTACCGGCTTGAGCCCACATTAATCATCAgtgccaaaaacacacaaatctccAGCTTGGTGGTTTCACTGCATTGTGAGTAATGTAGGAGTCAGGTTCtgacacaaaagaagaagaagaagaatgcatgagaggaaaaaaaagaacatgtctCTGGTTCTGCAGCACTGGtaacattcattttgtttttcacaaaaaGGACTCCAtcatgaaacaaatcaaattccCAAGCCAAGCCTAAAAGACAACAATGATATAATCCACTATTTTGATATAAAACCctgtaaactgtgatggaagaaggtttttttaattttttattttccagttaCGGTTACAGCCCAACAGAGCCAAGATGGGTGATACATAGAAGATGCAGACTACTTACAAATGTCAAAGCCAGCCGGCTACATGCCTCAAACTGCACTCACAATTTTCAGATAACGTGTGACAGATTCTTAGAAGACATTTTACTCTGGGCTCCTGACTAAACAAAggcagaataaaaacagtgcGACACATGGAGTAGCTGTACTTTGCAACTACACTAATCTTAACAGGCCTTGATTATAGCTCAAGcatttctggctttatttggAGAGATTTGTCCTTGTTCATTTCTCactatgaatgaaaatgaaatggggGGCGGAAATACTTGTTGCAATAGAGTCATCTCACAGAATTTACTGCTCAGCAAGAGGTGTTTCATCAGAATCTGGGCAGTTCAGTTTGCTGTGCATGTGGACGGTTTTTGCAATTAAGTACAATATTCCAGTAGTCTTTAAATGTGCACTTTTAGGAGACACGTGTGAAACTCTGTGGTCACTTTGAAAGCTGTAGTTAGTGTGAGTGTTGTCGTGGACACCATTACAATGTGTGATTTAGACGTCCCACCTGTCTGAAGGAGCACTGCAGAACAGCTTTTGGATCCCATTCACAAGCGCACCTCTTTCCAGCTCATCGACCGAAGGAGTGCACCCACTTACAAATCTGTGTAAAATAAGGCAGATGACCATTGTGGATAAAACTGTTCatcagaatattaaaaaaaaagaaaaaagaaaaaaatatgggTTTGTGTGCATCTAACCTGTAAAGAGCACTCTTGCTGCCCTGAAACAcatcctgcttcctgtctttgcCAAACACTTTGGTTCCCACCGCCTCAAACACATGACAGTCCAGCAGAGCCTGGCACACGCACACCACTTTGTCCCGGGACACGGTGGCACCTTCAAGTCAAGCCACACAAAACTGCAATTTGTGAGCGTCCTTTGGTTCATGTATGAAAAGAGGGAGTGATGATGAGATAGCTTGGCTGAAACAGAACTTAGGTGAAAAATCTGTAGCTCATTAGATGACGTAAAATGTGAGAATATACACCCTCAAAGCCTTTGACCAGATGTATGTGTTCTGCCACCACGTCCACGGCCTCTGAGCCGAGGAAACAGTCGCTGTGAGACTTGAGGTGGACTCGTCGACGCTTCACTGTCACCGAGGACCTGAGGTGGGAGATGAGACCACTCCACATGGAGGACGACTGGGCCGGTTTACTGGACACTCCATGtgctgagacaaagacacagcaggGGAGAGAAACAAACTGAGTCATGTTTTACAGATAAGCTGTGCAGATGTACAGGAGGGTGTAGAAGACTATCTTAGGATGACAAAGCATGGAGAAGTGGAAAAGCTGGTGGAGGAATGTGAAGGTCTTTCCGAGGAAACCTAACCGGGGTTGGTTATGAATCAGCACAACTGGAGGGAGttttgagtgagtgtgtgtagttCATGCGAGCTGGTCGGGAGGGACACATGAACAGGCCTGCGGGCTGCAGAGATCCCAGCAGCTCGTTGAAGTGCGCGTCTCATTCACTCACCTTGAGGACGAACACACAGCTTTTCCGCAAGGTTCAAGGCCGCGGCTCTTTCTTTTATCGATGCCATGTCTGGCAGTAGAATTACACTTCTTCAGTTATTGGTAGGCGGTTAGATGAGCAGGTGACGCACACCACGTCTAATCAGAGGCtcttttggtttgtgtgtgtgtgcaattttAAAACTCAACCTCTAGATGGCGCCAAACGCCAAGTCAGAGGCGTCTCTGATCCTCCTCCTGTACAAACCGCTGTGTTCACTGTCTTCATAGATAACgccctaaaaaaacaaaaacaaaagaacattgTCGACATTGCACTAAGAGCTAAGATGAGCACTTAGGATTTTCAGCATcagcttctctttgttttgtgtgaccttattaaaatgtattaactgaCATATTTTCTCTGTCTGAGGGATGTGAGCACACATCCTGTCCAGTGTTGTCTCTTTAAAATCGATTGTGCGTGTTGACCTATTAAAGCACTGTTaagcaaattgtgtttttgaacGATGTCCCAGTGTCCTCTCTGCCAACAGCCAAGACTAACTGCTAAAAGTGGCCTTCTCAATGGCCGCCTCAGCTTCCTCTGAGTGGGCGCCATCTTACTGTTTCCCTTGGAGGCAGGACGACGCTGTGGGGAGCCAGTCCGCTG
This sequence is a window from Acanthopagrus latus isolate v.2019 chromosome 8, fAcaLat1.1, whole genome shotgun sequence. Protein-coding genes within it:
- the LOC119023995 gene encoding DEP domain-containing protein 7-like, yielding MASIKERAAALNLAEKLCVRPQAHGVSSKPAQSSSMWSGLISHLRSSVTVKRRRVHLKSHSDCFLGSEAVDVVAEHIHLVKGFEGATVSRDKVVCVCQALLDCHVFEAVGTKVFGKDRKQDVFQGSKSALYRFVSGCTPSVDELERGALVNGIQKLFCSAPSDRKEEETRPTGPHVGVSTPVKCSQTSVKANQLDPPATASLSLEPRVDSVSPSRVQTDTALPQSLVDEVWWEQTLLRLLNLVELPLLEGVLQCSQAPSSPPRSNLPAHKNPDLIYSSNHLDRQILKAFRDSHDNEWLLAALDCMDFLPDQPVVELSRELPHCFLQDQESCEQVPADSSTQDGVQSLESVSIPANSSDERPRLSQSGLDECKLLLYRTLVKHYSHTDRPPLLPQYMMDIYIAITDLLVKAKLGTALEALQLCLRLLPPACRDELRRLLTFMALAADPQEIKLDKEIENRLTVKRSFMRAVLHSKSFPKEKEDLMVVFMLSNVKEIFKIPGALHKGVSDKLVSLVQGKQPDVTGSTFCQSASSRTYTDSTKNTTHQELWALLNSIHLDTKISAKERKRLLGQFYQAHPEIYYQYFGEFSVGVL